CCACGCGTCGGGCGGCCGAGGTCGTCGACCGGATCTTCTGGCGGAGCTGAGCCGTGGCGGAGCCCGGCGGTGACCTCGTCGTACCGGCTGGGCCCGGGCTTCCCTCGGGGACGACGATCCCGGCCGCGGAGCTGACCGAGCGGTTCTCACGCTCGTCGGGCCCGGGCGGTCAGTCGGTCAACACCAGCGACTCCCGCGTGGAGCTGCTCTTCGACCCGGCCGTCTCCACGGCGTTCACCGAGCCGCAGCGGCGACGCATCCTCGCCGCGCTCCCACCCGGACCGATCTCGATCACGGCGTCGGAGCACCGGTCCCAGCTGCGCAACCGGGTGGCGGCGCGTGAGCGGCTCGTCGCGCTGCTGCGCCAGGCCGTGGCCCCGCCGCCGCCTCCGCGTCGCCCCACCAAGCCCAGCAAGTCCTCCCAGCGACGCCGGGTCGAGACGAAGAAGCAGCGCGGTCAGACGAAGAGTCTGCGGGGGCGCGTGACCGACGAGTAGGGCACGATGGATCCGTGACCCTCGACTCTGCCTGGTACGCCGTCCGCTGCGTTTTCCGCTCCGTCGTCGACGTCGGCCTCACGACGTACGAGGAACGGATCACCCTCTGGCAGGCGGCCGACAGCTCCGAGGCGATCGAGCGGGCCGAGGCGGAGGCCGAGGACTACGCCGCGTCGATCGAGGGCGCCGAGGTCGAGTACGTCGGGCTGGCGCAGTGCTTCCACCTGTTCGACGACCCCGTCGACGGCGCCGAGATATTCTCGCTGATGCGCGACAGCGCGCTGACGCCCGAGGAGTACCTCGACACGTTCTTCGACACCGGCTCCGAGCACCAGAGCCACGGGGACGACGTCGAGGGCGACGAGGACGACTGAACGGTCCGGGGGACGCGAGCGGTCAGACGTCGATCCTGCGCACCCAACGTTCCCCGGCATCCCCGCCCCAGGCGTCCCAGGCGACGCGACCCGGGGACGGGAACCCGTCGGTCCCGCGCTTGAAGCCGTCGGCCTGCTTGTCGACGGTGTGGCGGGCGAAGTAGGCCCGCATCTTCTTGACCTCGGCGTCGGTGAGGCCGCGGCCCTCGGCGAGCTGATGCGCCCGGTTCCGGCCCACGTCGGTGAAGTTGCGGCCGGCATGGCCGGCGCTGATCCACCTCACGGCTCGTTCACCGGTCTGCTGGACGCCCTTCGGCGGTACGTGTTTGTCGGTCACCCCCGGGACGTACCCGGCCCGGTCTGTTCGAACCGCATGGGCGACCTGACTGCGGGTAAAGCGCCTCATGGCACTGAGGCGCGGGACCGAGGTCACCTGGAACACCTCCCAAGGGACGACGCACGGCAAGACCGTCGAGAAGCGGACCGAGCAGTTCCAGTTCGACGGGCAGCAGTTCAACGCGTCGTCCGACGACCCCTACTGGATCGTGGAGTCCGCCAAGACCGGTGCGCGCGCAGCGCACAAGGAAAGCTCTCTGACCCGACGCTGACCCGACCTGGTCGTTCTCTCTGGGCGTTCTCTCTGGGCGGGCCGGCGAGGCGTCGGCGCGCGTGCTCAGCCCGCCGCGGCGATGTCCTGCACCGCCAGGGAGCCGAACACCATCGCCGTCCCGAGCGGTGCGCCCGGTCCGGGGTAGAACGCTCCGAACGCGTTGGCGGCCGAGTTGCTGGTGGCGTACAGGCCGGAGAGCACGGAGCCGTCCTCCTTCAGTGCACGCCCCGATGAGTCGGTGACGATCCCACCCTTCGTGCCGAGGTCGGAGAGCACGAACCGGGCAGCCGTGAACGGCCCCTGGTGCACGCCGACGAGCGCCTTGTTGGGACCGGTCCCGCCGGTGAAGAAGGTGTCGTACTCGTCGGCCCCGCGACCGAAGTCCTCGTCCACACCGCTCTCGCAGAACCCGTTGAACCGCTCGACCGTCGCCAGCAGGTTCGTCAGCCCGAGCGTCTCGGCGAGCTCCTGGAGCGTCTCGGCGCGCACCCAGGTCCCGGCGGCGAGGTGGTCGGCCGGGTCGCCCTCGGGCATCGCGATCGCGGGCAGTCCGCCGCCCTCGGCGTTGTCGAAGACGAACCACGAAGGAATGCGGTTCTCGGCCTTCGCCATCTCCTTGCCGAAGCGGTCGTAGGGCAGCGACTCGTTGGCGTACCGGTCCCCGTCGGCGTCGACGATCACGCCGCTGCGGAACCCGAGGGTGAACGACCCGTGCCCGTCCGGGTGCTCCAGGCCGGGGCAGAACCAGCCCTGGTCGAGCAGATCGGTGGCGGCCCCGATCGACTGCGCGGCGGCGATCGGCTCGCCGACGTTGGTGTCGTCGGGCGCCATCGACCACGTCGAGTCGCCCGGGACGCCGTACCGGCTGCGCCACGCGGGGTTGTGCTCGAACCCTCCGGAGGCGACGATCACCCCGCGCGTCCCGGTGATGGTCGTCTCTCCGGCCGCCGTGCGTGCCACGACCCCGGTCACCCGGAGATCCGCGCCGTCGCCCTCGGTCACCAGCGTCTCCACGCTGTGGCCGGTCAGCACAGTGCCGCCGTCGCGGGTGAACGCCCACAGCAACCGGGCGATCAGGGACTGCCCGCCCGACAGGGTGTTCTTGCCCGGCAGGCCCTGTCGGTCGAGCTCCACCGGCGGCCGCACCAGGGCCGCGACGTCCTCGGGGAGCTCGGCGCGCTTGACGTTCTTCGGCTGGATCGAGCGGCCGAACGGGACCCGGCCCGGGCCGTCGTAGTACTCCGGGAACGGCAGCCACTCGAAGTCGAAGGCGTCGTCCTCCTCCAGCTCGGCGACCAGGCGCGGCGCCTCGGCGAGGAACGCCTCGACCTTCACCTGGTCCGGGTCGACCAGCAGGGCTCCGAGGTAGTCCCGTGCGCCGTCGGTGGAGTCGGAGATGCCGGCCCGCTGCTGGACCTGCGACCCCGGCAGCCAGCACGCACCGCCCGAGTACGCCGACGTGCCGCCGCAGTAGGCGGTCTTCTCGACCACGACCGTGCGCAGGCCCCGCTTCTGCGCGAGGTACGCCGCGGTCAGCGCGCCGCCGCCGGATCCGACGACGACGACGTCGAAGCTGGTCTCGCTCACAGGGTCTCCCATCGAGAGGCAGGCTCAGGTGCTCTGCAGGTAGCTGGTGATGGCCTCGGCCAGCCCGGTGCGGGCCTCGGCAGGATCGGTGTAGGTGCTGAGGTACTGCTCGGAGTGCAGCCCGCGCATCGCGCCGGGCAGGAGGCTGCGCACCCGGGCCAGGCGCACGGGGTCGAGGTCGAAGCCGTCGAAGGCGTGCCCGACCAGGTCGGTCCACGCCGTGTCGAAGTGCGCGATCGCGGCAGCGGTCGCGGGGTACTCGGACTCCAGCTCGTCGCGCTGCCGGGGGAGCGCGAGCCGCAGGTTGTGGATGGCCCGCGAGGTCCGCAGGTCCATCGCCGTCCACAGCATCTCGACGATCGCGGTCACCCGGGAAGCGAGCTCGGGGGAGTCCGGCAGCCGCGGACGCATCGTCGAGGTGTCGTGGAGGACGTGCTCCAGCACGGCCGCCCACAGTCCGTCCACGTCACCGAACTGGTGCTGCACCGTGCCCCAGGTGACGCCCGCCTCGCGGGCGATCAGGC
The DNA window shown above is from Marmoricola sp. OAE513 and carries:
- the arfB gene encoding alternative ribosome rescue aminoacyl-tRNA hydrolase ArfB → MAEPGGDLVVPAGPGLPSGTTIPAAELTERFSRSSGPGGQSVNTSDSRVELLFDPAVSTAFTEPQRRRILAALPPGPISITASEHRSQLRNRVAARERLVALLRQAVAPPPPPRRPTKPSKSSQRRRVETKKQRGQTKSLRGRVTDE
- a CDS encoding DUF4288 domain-containing protein — encoded protein: MTLDSAWYAVRCVFRSVVDVGLTTYEERITLWQAADSSEAIERAEAEAEDYAASIEGAEVEYVGLAQCFHLFDDPVDGAEIFSLMRDSALTPEEYLDTFFDTGSEHQSHGDDVEGDEDD
- a CDS encoding HVA1 family protein — translated: MALRRGTEVTWNTSQGTTHGKTVEKRTEQFQFDGQQFNASSDDPYWIVESAKTGARAAHKESSLTRR
- a CDS encoding FAD-dependent oxidoreductase, which gives rise to MSETSFDVVVVGSGGGALTAAYLAQKRGLRTVVVEKTAYCGGTSAYSGGACWLPGSQVQQRAGISDSTDGARDYLGALLVDPDQVKVEAFLAEAPRLVAELEEDDAFDFEWLPFPEYYDGPGRVPFGRSIQPKNVKRAELPEDVAALVRPPVELDRQGLPGKNTLSGGQSLIARLLWAFTRDGGTVLTGHSVETLVTEGDGADLRVTGVVARTAAGETTITGTRGVIVASGGFEHNPAWRSRYGVPGDSTWSMAPDDTNVGEPIAAAQSIGAATDLLDQGWFCPGLEHPDGHGSFTLGFRSGVIVDADGDRYANESLPYDRFGKEMAKAENRIPSWFVFDNAEGGGLPAIAMPEGDPADHLAAGTWVRAETLQELAETLGLTNLLATVERFNGFCESGVDEDFGRGADEYDTFFTGGTGPNKALVGVHQGPFTAARFVLSDLGTKGGIVTDSSGRALKEDGSVLSGLYATSNSAANAFGAFYPGPGAPLGTAMVFGSLAVQDIAAAG
- a CDS encoding TetR family transcriptional regulator, translating into MTATVPLSAKGTRLNKRGLETRQVLLRTALECLAEGGAESVSASLIAREAGVTWGTVQHQFGDVDGLWAAVLEHVLHDTSTMRPRLPDSPELASRVTAIVEMLWTAMDLRTSRAIHNLRLALPRQRDELESEYPATAAAIAHFDTAWTDLVGHAFDGFDLDPVRLARVRSLLPGAMRGLHSEQYLSTYTDPAEARTGLAEAITSYLQST